The genomic window GTTAACCGGTACGTTAGCGCTTTTTGAGCCGCAAACTCGAGAAGATGGCCTTCATCAAAAACAACTGCACAAGATTCCGGCAAAAGCGGGAGCTGACCTTCGCGTTTTCTTGACTCTTTCGTCCAAATATGTTCCATATAAAAATCGTGCGAACAGATGATTAAGTCTCGAGCTCCCCGATAATATTCACGGTGAAGTGTTTGGCCGCACCGATGCCGTTTGGGGCAGCTGAAGCAATCTTGAAGAGGATCCCACGCTACTTTTTCCCATTGCTTATCCGACAGCTCAGGGTAATCTTTACGGTCACCGTAATGATGGAAAGGCTGCATCGATGAATCTCCATGAACAAACACAGGCAGCCTTTCATAAACATCGGCATATTCCTCTTCTTGAAGGTAAACATGATCCAGTTTATTTAAGCACAAATACTGATCTCTCGACTTTGCAAGCCGTACATCAATATTGAGGGATAATGCTTTTTCTAATTTGGCGATATCCCCTTCCTTCTTTACCAGCTGCTCAATCAATGTTTCATCTGCACAAGCAATAATCGCCGGCTTATTCGTGTAACGGGCATACGCGATGGCGTATAAGAGGTAGACGATCGTTTTTCCCGTTCCAACCCCGGCTTCGGCAAAAATTACTTTCTTTTCTTTAAAAGCTTTTTCAAGCTGGAATGCCATATAAACTTGTTCATCCCTCAGTTCAAATCCTGCTTCCGGAAGGATGTCATAAAATACATCTCCGATCCACTCATTCAGTTTTTGAAAAAATGACTCTGTCTTAGATATCGTAAAAGGCAATCGGCTTATCATGTTATTCCCCCGCATAAAGAAACGGAAAGCGCCTTTCAAAAGACGCTTTCATTTTCTTAAAAATATAAAACAGACAACATTCATTTTAGCTTATGAACTAGCAGAGTCAAGTATTATGATTCAGCAAAAAAACTGGAGTGGACGATCCTTTGGTCAAATAATGGCATGAAAGCTTATAAATGTGAACGAGGAATCATTTATCGGAACGATGATTAACCCCTCTCGAATGAGAAGGGCTAATTTAATAATTTTTCACTTTTACTGTTCAATAGATATACCTGCAGATTTTCTTTTTCTCTTTATGAACACAAAAATAACTACTGCTAAAATAATTCCACCGAATATTAGCAATCCGATATTTAGATAATTCACTTTTTCAAATTCGAATTCAATGTCGTTATTCACATTTGGCAAAAACTCCCACACCAATGTTTTTCCATCATCCTTTATTTCTGAAGCATTATTTTCACCAACTTTAGTTGGCAAAACCAAAGTAAAGTTCAAGTCCATTTGACTCATCATTGATGAGGCCATTTGTTGGTCAAATTCTTCCGTACCAGCGTCATCCATCATTCCTGTGAAGTCAAAATTTCCTGAGATAGAATATTTATTCTTAAAGAAACCCTTCTTCTCTTCTACTTTAAGATCGAAAAGTCTCATATCTTCTTTTTTCGCTAAATCTTCATAGGTGTCAAAATGCTTTTCTAATTTCAATCCAATATATTTATCATCTTTAAAATTTACAACTTTAAAACCTCGGGTCTCCGCCTCTTTTTTAGTTTCTTCCATGCTTTTTGTCATGGTCCCATCTATAGAAGCTACTTGCTTATCTATTCCATAGATAATAGTTAAATCACTGCTCCCATCAGAATGAATCTTTAAAGTGGTATTAAATTTTACACAACCCGTTAAGAGAATAGTAAAAATGAAAATTGAGATGATAAGGCTTTATTTTTTCTTCATACACATACCTCTTTTTTATTTAGTATTTTAGTTTGATAAATTGATTATATAATAATTTACTAAATTTATGTAAAAAAGTTAAAACTATATCCAATACGGGAATGTTAAGAATAGAATTGGTTTTTCTTTGTATTGTATTAAATTCATTTTTATTATAAAATAGGAAGAGATTTCATATTGAGGAAATTCATTGTATAAACTGACGTGAAGGGTTAGCTTATTACACATTTGACAATCCTGATTTTTACGATGCAACTGGTAATAAGTACCACGAATGATACCGGCAATTTTTTCAGAAAGACCTAAGCCGTGAAGGCCAGCATCTGTAACTAATAAAGCTTTCTTCACACCAAGACCGGCTAATCGAGTTCCAACTTCATTAACAGATCCTGGACCAAATAGATTGACTGAAGGAATGAAAAATGCACTTTGAGTGTTTGTCATACAAATATCCCCTTTGTTTTGATAGTCTTTTCATAGAAGCAATCAACAACATTTTCTCAATGAATGCGCATTCATGAAACATAGTATACTAGAATAATATAAAAGTCAATGAAAGTTAAATCAAAAATATAAATAAATTCTTTAATTTTATGAAAAGTAAATATAAGTTAAAAAGACGATGCTGAGAGCACCGTCTTTTTTATCGTTATATCTCAATATCATTTAAAGGATTATATTTATCATTCTGTTCCTTCAAAGCAGTTCCCCACATGTTTACAATGTAAGTTACATCTTCGCCTCCTCTATTCCCTGTTCCAAGCATAGTTATTACTATCATCTTATAAAGTTTTGCATGGAAAAGTTTATTACGAGATTTCCAATCAAAATATCTTAGGATATGTTTTAAATGCGCGGCGGTCTTTTCCCCCAGTATTGATAATAATCGGTTCGTATGAAGCCGTTAAACAATTTGCGTTTTTTGGTCGCAGGCTT from Bacillus methanolicus includes these protein-coding regions:
- a CDS encoding LppM family (lipo)protein; the encoded protein is MISIFIFTILLTGCVKFNTTLKIHSDGSSDLTIIYGIDKQVASIDGTMTKSMEETKKEAETRGFKVVNFKDDKYIGLKLEKHFDTYEDLAKKEDMRLFDLKVEEKKGFFKNKYSISGNFDFTGMMDDAGTEEFDQQMASSMMSQMDLNFTLVLPTKVGENNASEIKDDGKTLVWEFLPNVNNDIEFEFEKVNYLNIGLLIFGGIILAVVIFVFIKRKRKSAGISIEQ